The sequence GGCCTGGGAATGGGAAAGGCTCCAATGGCTGAACAACGGGAACGTCCGAGGCTGTTGGAGCTTTTTTGCGTCTTTGGCCGGATCAGCGCCATCACGATTGGCGGGGGCTATGTGATGTTTCCGCTGATGAAGAGCGAGGTGGTCGATTCGAAGGGGTGGGCCACCGACGAGGAGATGGTCGATTATTATGCCCTCGGCCAATCCATCCCCGGCATCATCGCCATGAACACCGCGACGCTGGTGGGGTATCGCAAGCGCGGGATGTTGGGCGCCCTCTTTGCGGCGGCGGGCATGGCCGCGCCTTCCTTGGGGGTGATTCTGGTCGTGGCGGCGTTCCTGACCCCGTATTTCGACCACCCCTGGGTACAGAAGGCCTTCGCGGGCATCCGCGCCGCCGTGGTCGCCATGATCGTGATGGCCGTCTGGCAGGTGGGCCGAAAGTCGGTGAATTCCATTTCCAAGGGAGTCATTGCCCTCGGTTCCTTCCTCGCGATTGTCGGTCTGCACATCCATCCCGTGCTCATGATCGTGGCCGCCGGGTGTCTGGGCGCGATTCTTTTTCGCAAGGAGGTCGGGGCGTGAGCATTCTGTTCGAGCTCTTCTATTCCTTCTTCACCATCGGCTGCTTTGCCTTTGGCGGTGGATACGCGATTCTTTCCTTCCTGCAGCAGGAGGTGGAGCGGCGCGGTTGGATGACCACCGAGCGGTTCGTCGATTTCATTGCGATTTCGCAAAGCACGCCGGGGCCGATTGCGCTCAACATGGCCACGTTTGTTGGATATGAGACCGGCGGGATTCCCGGGGCCCTCTGTGCAACGGTTGCGGTCTCGATGCCCGGAATGATCATGATGACCCTCTTCGCGCTCTTCTTTTTCCACTTCTACGAACGCCCGGCCACGCAGGCGGTGTTCCGGGGGTTGCGTCCGGCGGTGGTGGGGTTGGTTGCGGCGGCGGCCTGGCAGATCGGGCGGGTGGCGGTGGTCAACCCGGTGGCGCTCGCCATCACGGCGGTCAGCATTCTGCTCATCGCCAAGTGGAAAATCAGTCCGGTGCTGCTCGTTATTGGCTCGGCGATCGCCGGGATTCTCTTTTTCTAAGCATCAGGTCGGCATCGGCAGCCGCCACCAGGTTCGCGGAGGGGAGGGCGGCGATGCCGGTGGTGACGGTGGGGTATTTTTGTTTGGCGATCACCCGTTGGGCGAAGCGTTCCGCGTTTTCGCGGCCGGTTTCCGGAAGGATGACGGCGAATTCGTCGCCGCCGTAGCGGCAGACAATATCCGCCGCCCGGGTGGTTGCTTGCAGGATCTTGCCGAAGTGTTTAAGCGCCGAGTCGCCGGCCTCGTGCCCGTTTCGGTCGTTGATCTGCTTGAAGTGGTCGATATCGAACAGGACGAGGCTGAGCTTGCGGTCGTAGCGGTTGGCCGCGGCGATGTGGTCGGCGAGGGTTTCCTCGAAATAGCGGCGGTTGTGGAGCCCGGTCAGCCAATCGCGCGTGGCTTGTTCGCTCAGCGAGAGCAGGGCGAGCCACAGGGGCAGGCTGGTCGGGATATCGCTCATCACGGATGGAAAAAGAGTTTGGCGTACACGTAGGCAATGGATTCGTTGATGACTTTCCGTACCCCTAGGCTATAGGTGTACCAGGAGTCCGGTTCGTAGCCCGTGTCCTCCAGGCAGGTTATGCCGATGTTGTAGCCTGGGCCCAGCGCCTTCTGGAAAAGCAGGCGGCTGCGGCGGCCGTGGGGGCCGGTGGTGACCAGGTGGAGGTCGGTCTCTTCTATGTTATAGGCCATGATCGCCTCGCGAAGGGCGATGGCGGAGAGGTAGGTGCGGTCTTTCTTTTCCAAATCCGCCGTTGCGGTGATTATTTTTTCGTCCGGCAGGCCGAGTTTGCGAAGCCGGGCGGCCGTCATTTCGGAGTAGGATTTGAACTGCTGGATGTAGCTACCGGTCTCGATCGGCACCCCCGTGCAGACGATTTTCGAGTAGTTTCCGGCCTTGAACAGGAGGACTGCTTCATCGAGCGCGAAATCGTGGATCCAGCCTTCGACGACCATAACCCCTTCGTGCGGCGGTTCTTCCGGCGCGAGGAAACTATAGATGTTCGCGGTGAAGCCGAAAAACAGCGCAACGAATGCGATTGCAATCAGTAAATTTCCAAGCCATGTTGGCCTGCGTGTGGGTTCCACCTTGGTTAGTGCGACTTTCATGGTGGACTTGTAGCACGGAACCGGGGTTTGGAAAAACCAGAAACTTCTTGCGCACAGGGGTTGACACGCCCCCCCGTCTTATATAACTTCCCCCACCTTGTGTTTTTACCGAACCGAGCTAGAGGACTATTTAATGAAAACTTTTATGCCCAAAGAGGCTGACATCAAACGTGAGTGGCTGGTTGTTGATGCAACCGATAAGCCTGCCGGCCGTCTGGCCGTTGTAATTGCCGACGCACTGCGCGGTCGTGATAAGCCAACCTACACGCCGCACGTCGATACCGGCGCATTCGTTGTTGTGGTCAACTGCGAGAAGATCAAGCTGACCGGAAACAAAGAAGATAAAAAAATCTACCAGGACTATTCCGGCTATTCCAGCGGTCGTACCGAAACAACGGCCCGGGAAATCCGTGAAAAGAATCCGGAGCGTATCATCGTGCAGGCCGTCAAGGGCATGCTGCCGACCAACCGCCAGTCGCGCCAGACGATGACGCGCCTGAAGGTATACGCCGGCGCCGAGCACCCGCATGCCGCGCAGCAGGTCAAGGAACTGGCCCTTAACTTCTAAGCAGGATAAATCATCATGGCAAAAGATAGTTTGACTCTCGCAGCAACCGGCCGTCGCAAGACCTCCGTTGCCCGTGTACGCATGACCGAAGGTTCCGGAACGATCACCGTGAACGGCCTCGAGTCCGACGCATATTTCAACACCGCCCTCCAGCAGGAACTGCTCAAGAAGCCGTTCGAGGCCGCTGGCGTGGTTGGTAAATACGACATCATCGCCTCCGTGAGTGGCGGCGGAAAGTCCGGACAGTGCGGCGCCGTGGTTCACGCCGCCGCCCGTGCCCTCGCCGGTTCCGACGACGAGCTGAAAGATGTTCTGAAAAAAGCAGGCTTCCTTACCCGGGATGCCCGCATGAAGGAACGTAAGAAGCCGGGTCAGCCGGGTGCGCGCAAACGCTTCCAGTTCTCCAAGCGTTAATCGATTGGAACTGCAAGTTGCAGAAGCCTCCCGGAGCCGGGAGGCTTTTTTTGTATAAAGCTCGTAGTCCCGCCTTCAGGCGGTCATTCCGCAAAGACCGCCTGAAGGCGGGACGACAAACCTTTTCCTTCCAATCCTTTTTGCTTCTCTCTAAACTTTTGCCTCATTTCCAAACATAGGGTGTTCAAATGTATTCAGAAATCCACATGCCGAAAGGCTTCAAGTGCGCCGGGGTTTCCGCCGGAATCAAACCATCGGGGGTGAAGGATATGGCGTTGATCCTTTCGGAGTTCCCCGCCACGTCCGCCGGCGTATTCACGACCAACCAGGTTTGCGCTGCGCCGGTGAAGGTGTGCCGGGCGCATTTGCAGCACGGCATCGCCCGGGCCATCGTCATGAACAGCGGGATCGCCAATGCCTGCACCGGCGCCGAAGGCATCGTGGCCGCCAAGGATATGGCCGCCGAAGCCGCCAAGGTGATCGGCTGCGAGCCGCAGGAAATCTTCGTCTGTTCCACCGGCAAGATCGGCCCCCAGCTCCCTCTGGGCAAAATCATCCCCGGCATCCAAACCCTGTTCGATTCCGCATTGGGCGAGAACGTCAACGATTGCGCCCATGCGATGATGACCACCGACACGCGGCCGAAGGTGTCGGTGGCCGAGCTTCAGATCGAGGGCAAGCCGGTCAAAATCGTCGGTTTTGCCAAAGGAGCCGGCATGATCGAGCCCAACATGGCCACCATGCTCTCCTATATCACCACCGATGCCGCCGTCGAACAGCACGCCCTGCAGGCCGCACTCAAGAGGGCGGTCGACCAAAGCTTCAACCGGATCTCGATCGATGGCGACCAAAGCACCAACGATACCGTGCTGGCGCTGGCCAACGGCGCCTCCGATACCCGTCCGCTGAACGAAACCTCCCACGACTGGGGTGCATTCGAGCAGGCGATGGAGAAGGTTTGCTTCGAGTTGGCCATGATGATCGTGCACGATGGCGAGGGTGCGGATAAATTCGTGACGGTGGGCGTCCGGGGGGCGGCCTCGGCCGCCGATGCCGAGCTGGCCGCACGGGCGGTCGCCAATTCCATGCTCAACAAGACCGCATGGGCCGGAACGTATCCCGACTGGGGGCGGATCATGGATTCGATCGGCTACTCCAAGGCCAAGGTGGTCGAGGAGCGGGTCGACATCTTCTACGACGACACGCAGGCCGTGGCCGCCGGTTGCCGGTCCGCGGTTGCGCAAGAGGACTTGATTAAGGTGGTTTCCCAAACCGATTTTGCTATAAACATCAATCTGCACCTTGGGGAAGGGGAGGCTGTGGTCTATACCTGCAACTGCACCGAGGAGTATGTGCGGATTAATTATTAGGTCCTGTTGGCAGGCACCTAGGGAGAGAGTGGTTCATGGATAAGTTTATTGAAAAGGCCGCCGCGCTGACCGAAGCGCTGCCGTTCATCCAGCAGTTCCGGGGCGAGACCGTGGTCGTCAAGTTTGGCGGGAGCATCATGGAGAGCGAGGAAGGCTATAGCCGGATCATGCAGGATATCGCCTTCATGGAATGTGTTGGCCTGCGCCCCGTGGTGGTGCATGGCGGGGGCAAGGCCATCTCCCGGGCGATGAAGGAAGGCAGTATTGCCCCGAATTTTGTGCAGGGCCTGCGCGTGACCGATGCGGCAACGATCCAGGTGGTGGAAAAAGTATTGAACCGCGAGGTAAACCCGCACCTCGTCGGAATCATCCAGCAATACCACGGCAAGGCGCGCGGCATCCATGGCGAAGACATTATCCGGGTGGAGAAGATGGTTGGAACGGATCCGGACACCAACGAAACACTCGACTGGGGCTATGTCGGCAAGGTGAACTATGTGGACGTCGAGCCAATCCAGGCCTATCTCCGGTCGGACATTGTTCCGGTCATCACGCCGTTGGGCAAAGGGGCGGATGGCCACCTTTACAATATCAATGCCGATGATGCCGCCACCGCAATCGCCTGCGCGCTCGGGGCCCGCAAGTTGGTCTTCCTGACCGACGTGCCGGGCCTGCTGCGCGATCCGGAGGATAAATCAACGCTGATTTCCTCGCTTCATTTGAGTGAAATCGATGCGCTGATCGACCGCGGCGTCATTGCCGGCGGCATGTTGCCGAAAATCAAGGGCATGGTCGGCGCGGTGAAGTCCGGCATCAAAAAGGCCCACATCATCGATGCCTCGATGCCGCACTCTTTGCTGCTCGAGCTGTTCACCTCTGAGGGTGTGGGAACGGAAATCACGGAATAAAAGATCGGTCTGATCAGCCGGATAGGGCCGATCAAAGGGGAATAAAAATGAAAACCGAAGAAATTGCACAGCTGCAAAAAGAACACCTCATGCCGACCTACGCGCCGGGCATCGCCTTGGTGGAAGGTTCCGGGACATCCGTTTGGGATGCCGAAGGGAAGGAATATCTCGACTTCGTGTCGGGCATCGCCGTCACCAATATTGGCCATTGCCATCCGAAGATGGTGCATGCGGTTCAGGATCAGGTTGAAACGCTCGTGCATGTTTCCAACCTCTACTACAACGAGAAACAACCCGTGCTGGCCAAATCGTTGGCGGAGCACTCCGGCCTGCCGGGCGCCAAATGCTTTTTCTGCAACTCGGGCGCCGAGGCCAACGAGGGGCTGATCAAACTCGCCAGGCTCTGGGGCAGCAAACACGGCAAATATGAAATCGTCACCATGCGGCAGTCGTTCCATGGCCGGACGCTCGCCACGCTGACCGCCACCGGGCAGGACAAGGTGCAGATTGGCTTCGGCCCGTTGCCGGAAGGCTTTGTTTATGCCAACTTCAACGATATCCAGTCGATCGAGGATGCCATCGGCTCCAAAACCGCCGCGGTCTTGGTCGAGGCGCTGCAGGGGGAAGGCGGGGTGATCCCCTCCGAGCCGGAGTTCCTTCCCGCGTTGCGGAAGCTTTGCGATGAAAAGGGCATCCTGTTGCTGTGCGACGAAGTGCAGTGCGGCATGGGCCGGACAGGCAAATGGTTCGGGTTCCAGAACTACGATGTGGTCCCGGACGCCTTTTCGTTGGCCAAGGGTCTCGGCAACGGGTTCCCGATCGGCGCGATCGTGGCGGGCGAAACGCTTTCCGACATTTTCCAGCCCGGCCACCATGCCACGACGTTCGGCGGTACGCCGCTCGCCTGTTCGGCGGCCCAGGCGGTCATCGATGTTATCGAGGAGGAGGAGCTCCTCGCCAATACGATGATCATGGGGGCCTATTTTGTGGAAGGCCTTTGCGAGATTGCGATGAAGCACAAGAAGTGGATTGCCGGGGTGCGGGGTTTGGGGCTGCTGCTCGGCTTGGTGCTGGATGTTCCGGCGGCGCCGTTGCAGAAAAAATTGCAGGAAAAGGGCATGCTTGCGCTGGCAACGGCCGGTAATGTCATACGCTTGTTGCCGCCGCTGACGGTCTCGCAGGAGGAAATCGACAAGGCGCTCAAGCTCATCGGCGAAGCCTGCGTCGAACTGCACGACGAAATGGCGGCGCAATCGCCCAACCCCTGCCAGTGCGGCATGGGGGAGTGAACGAGGTGGGGCAATGAGAAGGTTAATGGTTGCAGAGGAGCATGCGGAATATCGCACTCGCAGCGGATAGCCGGAACGGTTTCGTTACATTCGAATAGGTTAAAAAAAACGGTGGCGCGGATGGCTGCCAGATAGTTAAAGGAGAAAAGAAAAAATGGCATATGATCTGACAGGAAAAATCAAACTCATCCAGGACGCGCAGACGTTCGGCAGCGGCTTCACCAAGCGCGAAATGGTGGTTACCGTCGAGGACGGGAAATATCCGCAGGAAATCAACCTGGAGTTTGTCCAGGACAAGGTGAGCCTGCTCGACACCGTGCAGGTGGGCCAGGAAGTCACGGTCACGTTCGATATCCGCGGACGCGAATACAACGGGCGCTATTTCAACAACCTCCAGGGCTGGAAAATCCAGGCCGGCGAAGGGGCCGCCCCCGCCGCCGACAAGCCGCCGGTTTCCGATAAGGATGTCCCGGCCGACTTCGATGAATACGAAGACGATATCCCGTTTTAATCAATAATGAAACAGGACGAGCTAGCCCAGTTGGTCGATGAATTCGGCCGAACTGCGGACTCGGTATTCGAACTCGGGGCAATGCTCGGATTTCTCGAAGAGCGCACCGCAAAAAAGGTTGATGAAAAAGAGGTCTTCGACCTTGCCGCGTCTTCGATCTATCTCTTTGAGTCGTGGGCCGGCCTGATGTCCGCGAAGTTTATTCCGCGCCGCCGGTTTTTCCAGGGCGCGGAATTCCGCATCACCCCGTTGAAGGAGGAGGTCGAAGGCGGCTTCCTCTTTCCAGGGCATCGCTTCATGCCGTTCATCTGCCGGGATATCTTTCCCGCCGACGCCTGGCTGTTGCAGGCCGATGGTTCCGCGCCCCACGTCAAGCGCATCGATTTCCCGATGCCGCTGGCCATGAATGCGCTTTGTTTCTTCGGGCGGGAGGGTGCCCTCGGCTACCTCGCTTCCGACGAACCCGGTAACGCCGGGCAGTCGGAGGCGGTTTCGGTTTCGGTTTTCGACCTGCGAGATTTCTACCTCGAAAACCATTTCAAGCCCGGCGACTCCATCATGGTCAAGGTGCTCGACTGGCTGCAGGGGGTCTTTTCCATCGCGCATGCCCCGGCGGAGGATAGCCTGGCGGATACCCGCGACTGGACGCGTGCGATGCGCGGGGCATATGAACGCATGCAGGCCGAGCTGGGGGCCGAGGGCGACTGCTACGAACAATTCGCCATCATGATGTTGCTCGGCGCGGAGGACGGCCGCTACCCGCTCATGAAGCAACCTCCGCTGTCCCTTGCCGCCTTTTTCAACCTCCAGCAGGATATCGTCGTCAAGCCGCTGGCCGACCGCGCCGTACTCTGCGCCGCTGATGCCGAGCCGGAAGAAAAGGCCCTGTTGGACTTTTTTGATCTGGATGACGATGGGGTCGAACCAAGCATGCTCGACGGCTATTTCAAGGAGCTCGGGCTGTCCCTCTCCGAAGGCGACGCCGAGGCCTACATGCGCGATGCCCTGTTCCATGGAGAGAACAATCCGGACAAGGTGCTGGATCGGGTCACGGCAGGGCGTGCCCTGTTTTTCAAGTCGGCGGACGACCAGGATATGTTCCACGACCTGTGGCTGGAGCTTTGGGAGGATGTGGAGCTGCTTTACTCCGAAACGGACGACCCCTTTGCCGAAACCCGCTCGCAGTTGCTCTCGATCAACGATAAATGCTTTGCGGTTGTTCGCGAGCTCGACAAGCGCGGTGCGCTCGGCGAGGTGCTGAAAAATCCAGTCTTCCTCCGGTTCGGCCAACTTACGGCGTCCATGTCGGCCATGCTGGTCTTGCTGAATTGCGTTGGCGAGGTGCAAACGGTATCGCGGAAGCAGCTCGACGAGATGATGGGGGCGGTTGTTCCAGCGCTCGAATCGTTGATCGAGCAGTTGTCGAAAAGCTAAATCGGGATTGATTGGCGGCGGCAATACGGGTAGAAAACCCGTTTCCGCGCATTGGAACCCAAGAAAGGAATTTAATCATGAAAGTTGTACTCGCCTATTCGGGTGGTCTCGATACCACCGTGCTGCTCACCTGGTTGCAGGAAAAATACGACGCCGAAGTCATCTGCTACTGCTCCAACGTCGGGCAGGAAGAGGAACTCGACGGCCTTGAACAAAAGGCGCTCAAGCACGGCGCGGTCAAGTGCTACGTCGACGACGTGCAGGAGGAATTCGCCGCCGACTACATCTATCCCATCATGCAGGCCAACGCCATCTACGAAGGCACCTACCTGCTCGGCACCTCCATCGCCCGCCCGCTCATCGCCAAGCGCATGATCGATATCGCCAACGCCGAAGGCGCCGAAGCCATCTGCCACGGCGCCACTGGCAAAGGCAACGACCAGGTTCGCTTCGAACTCACCGCCTACGCGCTCAAGCCCGACATCAAGGTCATCGCCCCATGGCGCATGCCCGCGGACTTCCCCTTCGAAGGCCGCTCCGACATGATCAAATATCTCGAGGAAAAAGGCATTCCCACCACCGTCTCCGCCTCCAAGCCCTATTCAATGGATCGCAACATGCTGCACATCAGCTTCGAGGGCGGCATCCTCGAGGATCCGTGGAACGAGCCCGATGAAAACATGTGGTGCATGACCAAACCTCTGTCCCAAGCCGCCGACACCCCCGAAACCATCGAAGTCAGCTTCGAAAAAGGTATTCCGGTTGCCGTCAATGGCGAAACGCTCAGCCCGGCCGCGCTGCTCAAAAAACTCAACGCCATCGGTTGCGAGCATGGCGTCGGCCGCATCGACATCGTCGAAAACCGCTTCACCGGCATGAAGGACCGCGGCGTCTATGAAACGCCCGGCGGCACCATTTTGCACCATGCGCACCGTGCACTCGAATCCATCTGCATGGACCGCGAAACCATGCACCTGCGCG is a genomic window of Pontiella desulfatans containing:
- a CDS encoding chromate transporter, with the protein product MAEQRERPRLLELFCVFGRISAITIGGGYVMFPLMKSEVVDSKGWATDEEMVDYYALGQSIPGIIAMNTATLVGYRKRGMLGALFAAAGMAAPSLGVILVVAAFLTPYFDHPWVQKAFAGIRAAVVAMIVMAVWQVGRKSVNSISKGVIALGSFLAIVGLHIHPVLMIVAAGCLGAILFRKEVGA
- a CDS encoding chromate transporter; amino-acid sequence: MSILFELFYSFFTIGCFAFGGGYAILSFLQQEVERRGWMTTERFVDFIAISQSTPGPIALNMATFVGYETGGIPGALCATVAVSMPGMIMMTLFALFFFHFYERPATQAVFRGLRPAVVGLVAAAAWQIGRVAVVNPVALAITAVSILLIAKWKISPVLLVIGSAIAGILFF
- a CDS encoding GGDEF domain-containing protein — encoded protein: MSDIPTSLPLWLALLSLSEQATRDWLTGLHNRRYFEETLADHIAAANRYDRKLSLVLFDIDHFKQINDRNGHEAGDSALKHFGKILQATTRAADIVCRYGGDEFAVILPETGRENAERFAQRVIAKQKYPTVTTGIAALPSANLVAAADADLMLRKRESRRSPSQ
- a CDS encoding YdcF family protein, translated to MKVALTKVEPTRRPTWLGNLLIAIAFVALFFGFTANIYSFLAPEEPPHEGVMVVEGWIHDFALDEAVLLFKAGNYSKIVCTGVPIETGSYIQQFKSYSEMTAARLRKLGLPDEKIITATADLEKKDRTYLSAIALREAIMAYNIEETDLHLVTTGPHGRRSRLLFQKALGPGYNIGITCLEDTGYEPDSWYTYSLGVRKVINESIAYVYAKLFFHP
- the rplM gene encoding 50S ribosomal protein L13; protein product: MKTFMPKEADIKREWLVVDATDKPAGRLAVVIADALRGRDKPTYTPHVDTGAFVVVVNCEKIKLTGNKEDKKIYQDYSGYSSGRTETTAREIREKNPERIIVQAVKGMLPTNRQSRQTMTRLKVYAGAEHPHAAQQVKELALNF
- the rpsI gene encoding 30S ribosomal protein S9, producing the protein MAKDSLTLAATGRRKTSVARVRMTEGSGTITVNGLESDAYFNTALQQELLKKPFEAAGVVGKYDIIASVSGGGKSGQCGAVVHAAARALAGSDDELKDVLKKAGFLTRDARMKERKKPGQPGARKRFQFSKR
- the argJ gene encoding bifunctional glutamate N-acetyltransferase/amino-acid acetyltransferase ArgJ — its product is MYSEIHMPKGFKCAGVSAGIKPSGVKDMALILSEFPATSAGVFTTNQVCAAPVKVCRAHLQHGIARAIVMNSGIANACTGAEGIVAAKDMAAEAAKVIGCEPQEIFVCSTGKIGPQLPLGKIIPGIQTLFDSALGENVNDCAHAMMTTDTRPKVSVAELQIEGKPVKIVGFAKGAGMIEPNMATMLSYITTDAAVEQHALQAALKRAVDQSFNRISIDGDQSTNDTVLALANGASDTRPLNETSHDWGAFEQAMEKVCFELAMMIVHDGEGADKFVTVGVRGAASAADAELAARAVANSMLNKTAWAGTYPDWGRIMDSIGYSKAKVVEERVDIFYDDTQAVAAGCRSAVAQEDLIKVVSQTDFAININLHLGEGEAVVYTCNCTEEYVRINY
- the argB gene encoding acetylglutamate kinase, coding for MDKFIEKAAALTEALPFIQQFRGETVVVKFGGSIMESEEGYSRIMQDIAFMECVGLRPVVVHGGGKAISRAMKEGSIAPNFVQGLRVTDAATIQVVEKVLNREVNPHLVGIIQQYHGKARGIHGEDIIRVEKMVGTDPDTNETLDWGYVGKVNYVDVEPIQAYLRSDIVPVITPLGKGADGHLYNINADDAATAIACALGARKLVFLTDVPGLLRDPEDKSTLISSLHLSEIDALIDRGVIAGGMLPKIKGMVGAVKSGIKKAHIIDASMPHSLLLELFTSEGVGTEITE
- a CDS encoding aspartate aminotransferase family protein, producing the protein MKTEEIAQLQKEHLMPTYAPGIALVEGSGTSVWDAEGKEYLDFVSGIAVTNIGHCHPKMVHAVQDQVETLVHVSNLYYNEKQPVLAKSLAEHSGLPGAKCFFCNSGAEANEGLIKLARLWGSKHGKYEIVTMRQSFHGRTLATLTATGQDKVQIGFGPLPEGFVYANFNDIQSIEDAIGSKTAAVLVEALQGEGGVIPSEPEFLPALRKLCDEKGILLLCDEVQCGMGRTGKWFGFQNYDVVPDAFSLAKGLGNGFPIGAIVAGETLSDIFQPGHHATTFGGTPLACSAAQAVIDVIEEEELLANTMIMGAYFVEGLCEIAMKHKKWIAGVRGLGLLLGLVLDVPAAPLQKKLQEKGMLALATAGNVIRLLPPLTVSQEEIDKALKLIGEACVELHDEMAAQSPNPCQCGMGE
- a CDS encoding DUF3127 domain-containing protein; the encoded protein is MAYDLTGKIKLIQDAQTFGSGFTKREMVVTVEDGKYPQEINLEFVQDKVSLLDTVQVGQEVTVTFDIRGREYNGRYFNNLQGWKIQAGEGAAPAADKPPVSDKDVPADFDEYEDDIPF
- a CDS encoding argininosuccinate synthase, producing MKVVLAYSGGLDTTVLLTWLQEKYDAEVICYCSNVGQEEELDGLEQKALKHGAVKCYVDDVQEEFAADYIYPIMQANAIYEGTYLLGTSIARPLIAKRMIDIANAEGAEAICHGATGKGNDQVRFELTAYALKPDIKVIAPWRMPADFPFEGRSDMIKYLEEKGIPTTVSASKPYSMDRNMLHISFEGGILEDPWNEPDENMWCMTKPLSQAADTPETIEVSFEKGIPVAVNGETLSPAALLKKLNAIGCEHGVGRIDIVENRFTGMKDRGVYETPGGTILHHAHRALESICMDRETMHLRDGFIPKYAELVYNGFWFAPEREMLQAAITKSQETVTGDVRVKLFKGGVHVCGRRSPYSLYSPKLVSFDEAGGYDQSDATGFIKLNALRLRVLATMKNG